One stretch of Caldinitratiruptor microaerophilus DNA includes these proteins:
- a CDS encoding stalk domain-containing protein: protein MAGGRRRPPPPSADLRPWRIPRRPSLAPAPPRPTAEAAGWQVGVQPWCPNPRAHSLPPAEPAQCNTDPGTSTRRPSNVRPAVEEGRTRVPVRKLVEALGGNVGWDPATGEATVVRGPVRVQLRVGSRLAQVNGRGCRWRCRPASPRAGRGWCRCGS from the coding sequence ATGGCCGGGGGGCGCCGACGTCCCCCGCCGCCCTCCGCTGACCTGCGGCCCTGGCGCATTCCGCGGCGTCCCTCCCTTGCGCCAGCGCCTCCTCGCCCGACAGCGGAGGCAGCCGGCTGGCAGGTGGGCGTACAGCCGTGGTGCCCGAATCCCCGGGCCCACTCGTTGCCGCCGGCGGAACCCGCCCAGTGTAACACCGATCCGGGCACAAGCACGCGCAGGCCGTCGAACGTGCGCCCCGCGGTTGAAGAGGGCCGCACGCGGGTGCCGGTGCGCAAGCTGGTGGAGGCGCTCGGCGGCAACGTTGGCTGGGACCCGGCCACCGGGGAGGCGACGGTGGTGCGGGGGCCGGTGCGCGTGCAGCTGCGGGTCGGCAGCCGGCTGGCCCAGGTGAACGGGCGCGGGTGCCGCTGGAGGTGTCGGCCCGCATCGCCCCGGGCGGGTAGAGGGTGGTGCCGCTGCGGTTCGTGA